The DNA segment TAGTCGAATTCCAGTCGtaagagttcgttggaactcaaacCATGAACCCAAGTTCTCGTGGGAACGCGATATTCAGATGAAGCTCACGTATCCCAACCTGTTTGAAACTTTCGAATTGAATTCTgatgcaactggtgaatttcgggacgaaattccctttcaaattggggatgatgtggcaccagAGGGAATCCACAGTCATCCTAGCCTGTCATTTAACTTTCTTGTGATTACctgtcaaatttcgggacaaaatttctttcaagttggggatgatgtgacaacccgagttttcaaggtcctTCCTCGACATGTTACTTGTTTCACACTATCTTCTCATAATTGTTTGTGTTGTAACTGATGCATATTTGGTTAACTGTTGATACATATTTGATTAACTGTTGATACATATTTGATTAACTGTTGATGCATATTTGATGAATTGTTGAACTGTATTTTCATGATTCATGGTGTTGTAAAATGTGCACCCTTGTGTTATGATAAATGAATTGTCTTAATGTTTGGTGAGTGAATGAAAGATTATGAATTGTGTAGTGTTTGGAATACTCGACGAAAGTTAAAGTCTTTCACCAAGACTAGTGCGATGAAAGGTTTGGTCTTTCGTCGAGGGGTAGTTTCGCCATAAGGGCTTCGGTCTAGTTCTCCTCCTCGACCCAACCTCCCATTGTAATTAAGCTTGGCCCAGCTTCCTCTATGTATACCTAAATCATGTGTTTCAATACATAACACATTGTAAACCCTATGTTTCCCTAAACCAGCGACGACAACAGATCTCATACAATCATCTTCTCTAGTTGAGCTCTTTGGTTAGTGGTTTCATATTTATTGAAATTCTTATTTGTTGATCTTATTTATGTGTATTCCTGGTTAACGAAGTTGCCTTGTATGTTTTGTAAACGTGAGAAAGTTACGTATTGGTTCTTGCATCTTAATTAATGCTTAGGGTTGCATGCTATTAGAATCATTAATGGATCCGATATAAACGATAGTTGATGTTGACCGAACGCTTACAAATCTGATATAAATGTTAGGGAATTGCTATGCATAGGTTAGAAAGAGTAGGGCTGTACATGATTAAATCTTGTGCGTTAAATAATGGCTTTGATAAACCTCGATTAGTGTGTTGCCATAAATTGATAAGTGTTGCACATGATGATAATAATTAGTATACTAGGGAACTATCTGTTATCAATGTTTTTGATAATTACCGGATGCTTAAAAATTCGTGAATGATGATTAGTGGGTGTGGTTGATTAGAGAATTTAATTGAATAATTGTTAATCAATGTGTAACAGTTTGTTTCAATTGAATGAGGGGCGACGAAACATGAGTTCGCCATGAATGAGGGGCAACGAAAAAGGGGTTTCGCCATGAATGAAGGGCGAAGAAAATTGGGTCTTTCGTCGTCTGGGTAACAACTTGAACAGTGTGTGGTGTGGTGCATGTTATTTTACAAGTATGCTTGCCGTATGAAGTTAGACTATCTAACAAATAAGGTACTTGTATATGGACTGTTATGAGTAGTTAAATGTAAACTGTTTAATGTGAATAACTGATGCTACCGGGAATGCTGATACATGATATACATGGGTTGAGAACATGAACAGAACAGGATATTTGCTATATGGTAATCGGTAAATGCAGACTGTACATGAATGCGTGGTTTTCTATGTATAAATACGTGACTTATTGTGTACAATACGTGACTTACATGATTACGTAACTAATATCGattggtaaccacgatagggtttggttgaccaactgggaACTGGTAAAGTAAATTAACaatccgagcaaaccaaggtgagttcacacttttctataaggcatgggattcccggtggtatGGGAATGGATTAAGAAACTAAAACGGAACCTgtatattctccttgggtagaatatgtacCTCCATCCTCGTTGAGAAGGATGACAACAttaaacctgcgtattctccttgggtagattaCGTACCTCCGTCTTCCATAGGAAGGACGACAACAcataacttactagacaaaactctatcatgaagtccctcctttttatatcgacttaatcgtcgggccaatggcgagtgggtcattagataaatagcgctattaggtttaacaagcctcacaccgtgccgcagaggacgggagtggactaatggatctgggcacttagtcaatgatgatagacattgacgtagggcacaacatGACTcggtcagttgtcgatatggtaacgggtctagtggttacatggggtagcccccactggttatggtttgggaaaatAATGAATTGGATAACTCATGGTTTTTGAATGAACTCGTGATTTTTGAAACAActttaaaatggacaaccaactgtgaactccctcaactttgttgttgacttgtcgttacatgcttgcaggtcgttagattcctGATATGGACTTGCTATATGGGAGTgctagagtggtcatgggtcgagactctTGGATACTTACTTCATTGATTATGAACATTTGTTTTGAAACAACTAATTTACagtttacattatgcttccgctgaacctCTACTTTGGTTTAACTTATGACTTGGATTTATTTCTTGAAATCAATGTAatgttttatttaatattattatattatgCGAAGTTCAATGTGACTGGTGGCTTGGATCCATGTATGTCACACACCCCGCGGtgattccgcatgtggtattttgagggtgtgacatcaGTTTACTTCCGTTGTaaataaaagtaataataatTAATGGTGTTTGGTAGGCGGGAGAGACGGGTGGTACTGATGTTTTGTACGACGGGTCGACGAGGGGAGATGAGGTATGGGTGCTGAGATAGAGGGGGTGGTTGTGGCTACGACAGTGCTGGTGGTGATAGAGGTGGGGGTGGAGATGAGAGAATGATGAAAGAAAGAGTGTGTATGGTGTGTGTATACAATGACGAAGCTTGAACAAAAACTCAGTAGGGGCTGGACTCTCAAAATCCAAATCCGTACGCACTAGACTCTTAAAAgatccaatattttacactacaaATAATTCAAATATTATTAGTAAAATTATTACTACGAGCAAAAGATCGGTGGAGCCAGGCTACTCCTGACCCTAATAAACCTTCAcctatgtgtgtgtatatatatatatatataattataaatgtgtgtgtatatgtatatatatatatattatggttaatttattgttttttattttaaaggtaaaaaagaaaattaaaataataaGTGTGTATATAcaaatgtgtgtatgtatatatattatatttataattatgttttttttttgttctttatctaaagataaaaaagaaaattaaaaaaataaaagaataaatgggtaaattgccaaaattgtcTATGAGGTTTGGGAATTGGCAAAATCGTTCATTACTTAACAATATATTAAGCGAGTTAGTAATTTGAACGCAAATGACAACAAAAATTAAACCTCAAGTACTGAAATAAAAAGATTAGGGTTTTTTATTAAACTGGTAAAAATGACCTAAACTCAGGAACTATTTGACATTTTACtcttattattactattattgttgttgttgtgtgaATATGTAGTTTATGTGTACATATGATATTTCTATGAAAACTGGTGTAAGAAGTTTcagattttctagtagtgtatgTGATATTGATAACCAACCTTATCaattataaaaacaataaaatatatatacGCTTTCTAAAAAGATAAAAGTTGGTTACAACCTGTctaaggctaaagggtgtggggggCATGGTTTGGGTCATTAATGTCACATAGGAACATTATTGGAttgctacaccacccccttgacTCATCCATCATGGctggcatggattaaaccatggcaaccatgagcctcctttcctttttcaatatttcattttcacaaaaataattaaattaaaataagaaaatagttGTTTGGGTCATGAcaacacccttagggtagtggttttaatttggatgatggattaaaAGTGGATGACATGGCGCTGATGTAGAGGGTCATGGTGACCATGGGGTCATGAGCACACCCAATAGCCTAATCCAAACCACTAAACCGTCAAAACCGGTATGTTCAAATGTGTGGTTTCCAGAAACCATAGTCTATGGTTCggcttagttttttttttttttctaaaaagcaACCAGACTAAGATAAGAACAGATCCCAAACCAACCAAATAATACGAAGTACATACATATTTCGATTGGAAATTAGTGAGAAACAAGCATCACGAATAGCATAATGCCAAATTACAACTTATCTTGAAAAAACACGTCGATCTGATAAATAAGTTTGAAGTTCAACAATCGTGGCTAAACATCATAATATCAACCATTTATCAAGACACATTTATGTAATATGATTTAAATTATGTTTCTAAAACCATacataataattataatataataataatacacaACCCCTATGATAATCAAGGGATCTGATAAAAACATCCCTTCAATTCTGATCACTTCCTCTTCCACACCATAGGCTGGTACTCTTCCATCACGGTTTCTTCCACCTTCTCCCATGGCATCTTATGTTTAGCCATCTGTCTCTTCTTTGCAGCCACTCCAAAAGTACCTCCAGATTTCTATAATATATACAATACAATAAACAAGATTATCAAGTTAATAAGATCTTGTATATTTAGATTAGATCGAGTGTATAGGGCCCGTTATTTCAAGGGGCCCAAATTTCGAGGGGCCATATAGGGCCGTTATTGGGGCcccatttttttttcatttaggTTTATCTAACATGATattttattgatatatatataagTTTCTATTTGAGTGTCTATTTTTACTAATCGCACAGGGTATTTGAAATTTTAGCGATGGCGCTATATGTAACATACCTTGAAGCAATATCCAGCTTGAATATCGCAAACGGGGTAATCGCTAGGGCAACAATAAGATGATCCCTTGCAACACACTGCATTGGTGTAACCGCAACAACCATACATGAAGCAATAGTTATAGAACTCCAAGATGCAACAACACGTCTGGTCTGCCGCGCAATAATGGAAGTTTCCACACTTGTCAGGTGTGGGTGCAGGCGGGGGCGGTGGTGGATGTGGTGGGGAGGGTGGTGCTGGTGGAGAAGGCGGTGAAGGTTCGGCTGGGATAGGGTACATTGCTTCAAGATACATCCCACAAACCCCGTTTTTATTAACATCCGAACCTCGTTTCATCAATACGTAGCCTTCGAGTCCCCAATAGGTGCCCCACTGGTTCTTGACTATCCAGTAGTCCTCACCATCTTGAGTACCATAACCAACAATTAGCACTGCATGGTCTAGGCTGTATGCACTACTTGAGCATTGTCCATTGTATATACCCTAAtccatttgtaaaaaaaaaaaaaaagaaaaaaagtttttatcatataaaacaattatatataacatgaaaatgtaaaatacaatatcccttaacgtacaCTGGGTACGCAATGAAATTACGCATGTTGAAAACATAATTAATATGTTGAAAAACCATAATCACTGAAAAACAAAATCATGAATGTTGAAAATCATAATTACGCATGTTGAAAAACCATAATTACGCATGTTGAAATCATAACCATGCGTGATTATGCTTTTTCAAACATGCATGATTTAGGTTTTTTTCAACATGCTtgattagggttttgtgtgtttataACGTGTGTAATTTCATCTCATACCCAATGtacgttaaggaatattgtacgTTAATTGGCCCCTATATATAACATGTAAAGGAAACAGGTCAAACGGGCCAGCCTTACCCCAGTGTAGAGTTGAAAGTCATAAGCTGAACCACAAATACCAATAGTAACAGGTTGTTTTGCTACAGCACAAAGGACTGCATCTTCATTTGATTCTACTTCCACATAGCTACTAATGGATACAACCGATATTTGTGACTGGTCATATATAGAATAATTGTTAGTTTGTATACATATAACAACAATGACAATATGTAgtacaataataacaacaacgtGATGATGAGTACCTTTTCTTTGTCGCATTTACCATCGCGACCATTAGAACTGGTATAAGGATAAGCTTCTTCAGAATTAAGGCCACCGTTCTTGATGATCCACCTATAAGCAGTGTCCATGTTTCCACCATCGCACCCATAATCGTTTGTGTCGCAGCTAACAAGCTCTTGCTCGGAGAGGCTGATGAGATCGCCTGTGGCTATTGCATGGGCGCCTTCAATGGATCCGGTCACAGAGAATGCCCAACAACTTCctatatatattattaacaaaTGTTTAATTAGCAtaaatatatacttgatcacaatTGAAGGGCATTTGACTACATACTCTAAAAATGTTGAGTCAATTTTATATTAACCACAAAAATAATACATCAGCTACAATTTTATAATAAGGGGTAAAATTATAGCAATTTAACAcatattataattatatataagaTATTGAAATTACAGTAtctatatatatcaaatataatGTTTTTTATTGTCTTATGTAATAGTACTTGTGAAAAAGGGAAGCTGCTTAAGTTGCACTAGTAACTTGAATGTATCACCTTTTTTAATTGTGTATTAAGAAAACTTTAAAAGTAAAAGACTTATGAAAACTAATtttacaataataataacaaaaacaacaataataataatttatttttcTAGTTAATTAAAGACAAAAACTTgcacaaaataaaaacaaatgatCGAAATCACGTAGTACACAAAATATGATAAAATTTACAGGTTCGTTACATTTGGAAATTGATGATTTTAATACTCTACATATAACTATAACAGAAAATTTAGGTTTCATTTGACAGATGCTGATACAATTTTTGACTGAACTGCTACATATAGTTTTAAAAAACAACCAAACCGGTTGATTAGATGAGTTCACTAGACCACCAGACTATTCATTTTTAGCAAAATGATAGCCCAACCAGCCTTTTTTTCATAAATATATGATAATTACTCACAAGTGTGTATTTGTTTAAATCACCACTCATATAGATTAACCGTACCAATGATTAACAAAACCAAATCAATATATGTATCTCAAACCAAATAATCTACCTACCTACTTTGGTTCAATTTCAACAACTTATAAATGCTCCCTATCACAACACATTAAATTCTATTATGTGTTACCTCCAATAATTAAAGTCATGCGTATGGTTCAACAACGAAAACCAAAAAACAAATGTCACAAAGTAATACTATTGAAAAAGAAATTACttataatattaaattaaaataaaatataaaataagaaaaatgaattaaatgcTTACCACACTGGCCTTGGTCCTTCATTGGTGTAACTACCCCTTTGTCCCTCCAATCCAAAGATGCGGGCGCATCACAAGACCCCGAATTTAAAGTCGTGTTTCCCTTTTCACCCCATACTTTTAACTTTTCACTTTTAGGCCCCTTACTTTTCGAAAAGTacatttctttaaactcttcGTTGCTCAAATCAGCAAACTTGGTCAATCCTACTGTATGATCCCACTCCGACTTCCTCTTTGAGTTTCTCTCCAATATAAACTTCAAGCTGTTGCGGAAGTTCCCGAGCCTACGCTCCTCCTCCTCTTGATGATCATATACTTTTCCGTGCACTTCTTTCCATTTCACAAACAATTCGGAGACTCTTTCAGTCGATAAAACATCGTTTTCTTGACCGTGAAGTATCGAGAACTCGGGTGGGAGAGTA comes from the Helianthus annuus cultivar XRQ/B chromosome 4, HanXRQr2.0-SUNRISE, whole genome shotgun sequence genome and includes:
- the LOC110940424 gene encoding low-temperature-induced cysteine proteinase, which produces MGTSNFILTLLLLIIYVSSLSSSSPISLSSTLPPEFSILHGQENDVLSTERVSELFVKWKEVHGKVYDHQEEEERRLGNFRNSLKFILERNSKRKSEWDHTVGLTKFADLSNEEFKEMYFSKSKGPKSEKLKVWGEKGNTTLNSGSCDAPASLDWRDKGVVTPMKDQGQCGSCWAFSVTGSIEGAHAIATGDLISLSEQELVSCDTNDYGCDGGNMDTAYRWIIKNGGLNSEEAYPYTSSNGRDGKCDKEKSQISVVSISSYVEVESNEDAVLCAVAKQPVTIGICGSAYDFQLYTGGIYNGQCSSSAYSLDHAVLIVGYGTQDGEDYWIVKNQWGTYWGLEGYVLMKRGSDVNKNGVCGMYLEAMYPIPAEPSPPSPPAPPSPPHPPPPPPAPTPDKCGNFHYCAADQTCCCILEFYNYCFMYGCCGYTNAVCCKGSSYCCPSDYPVCDIQAGYCFKKSGGTFGVAAKKRQMAKHKMPWEKVEETVMEEYQPMVWKRK